In the Brachionichthys hirsutus isolate HB-005 chromosome 1, CSIRO-AGI_Bhir_v1, whole genome shotgun sequence genome, tctgtgtttattggtcctttgcggtgtttccTGCGTCGCGTTTCTTAAAgtactgatccaatgacgtctgcttttgccggcttttggcAATCTGTCGGAAATGtccgaggcagacgtcatcatagtgagcaatagcccgacttgtcaacactttctCCGGGTGATTCTTTTCCACAAAGTCCGAGACTTCATGGAATTTCgctaaaatgtctttaatttggGCTGTAGGAATGATGgctgcgtcctcctcctcctcgtctctgaaCTGCTCCTGCACAGCGGTGTGTTGCATCGCCTCcaattcctgcagctccttcgtGGACAGCTCCTCGTTGTGCTCCTGAATCAGCTCGTTGatgtcctcctcatccacctcaAGACCCATGCCCTGTCCCAGCGAAATAATTTGGTCAACTTCACTGTCCACCTCGAGCCCCTCAACATGTCGTGGGGCAACTGCATCAGGCCACAGCTTTGTCCAAGCTGCATTAAGGCTACGTGTGGTCACCTCCTGCCAGGCCATGTCGATCATCTTGAGGCAAACAACAATGTCGAAGTGCCCCTTCCAAAACTCACGAAGAGTAAGCTGGGTGTTTTCAGTGATGTCAAAACATCTCCTGAACAGGTTTTTTGTGTAGAGTTTTTTGAAGTTAGCAATGACTTGTTGGTCCATGGGCTGGAGGATAGAGGTGGTGTTAGGTGGGAGGTACAGCACCTTAATAAACGAAAACTCCTCCAGGATATCATCTTCAAGGCCGGGCGGGTGGACAGGGGCATTATCAAGAATGAGGAGGCACTTGTAGGGGAGATTGTTCTCCTCTAGGTACCCCTTAACAGCAGGGCCAAAAACCAAATTAACCCATTCAACAAAATATTGTCGGGTGACCCAGGCCTTGGCATTTGCCCTCCATAGCACAttaagtttttcttttattattttgtgagcCTTGAATGCTCTGGGATTTTCAGAGTGGTACACCAGCAGGGGCTTGATCTTGCAGTCCCCGCTGGCATTGGCGCAAAGGGCGAGCGTGAGGCGGTCCTTCATGGGCTTGTGGCCCggcattttcttctcctccattgtGATGAAGGTGCGGCGTGGCATCTTCTTCCAAAAAAGGCCCGTCTcatcacaattaaaaacttGCTGTGCACCGTAGTCTTCGTCGATCATCAATTGTGTGAATTTTTGCACAAATTCGGCGGCCGCTTCGTGGTCGGCGCTGGATGCCTCGCCATGGCGAACAACAGAGTGAAGTCCAGTCCTCCTTTTAAACTTCTCGAACCACCCACGCGATGCCTTAAACTCCGGGTGTGGTCCTTGTGCCGAATTTCCTTCGCCTGTGTCCTCCTTCGCTATGTCGGTAAAAATGGCGATTGCTTTTGCGCAAATTATGGCCTCCGTCACTGTGTCACCCGcgatctctttgtcttttatccacATGAGTAGCAACCTCTCCATCTCGTCGTTCACTGCTGACCGCCTCTTGGAAATTACAGAGAGGCCTTTGGAAGGAACCGTAGCTTTTagggcttccttttgttttattatcgtgCTGATCGTTGATGTATTACGGCCATATTCTTTTGCGAGATCGCTCAAACGCATCCCCTTTTCGTACCTTTCTAgtatctctttctttgtttctatggccagaaaaagtctcttcctcttcttttctcctgttttgggGTCCATTGCGAataacgtgggttctctctctctctcgctgcataCACACGAacacgtagcatgccgggatacacgtagcatgccgggatacacgcatacgcaatgGGTTGCcgggcagattttaggcgatagccaatggcagagcagctacaagtttgtttacgttcggggaactctgggagcggcgaatagcgctattcgccgctcccagagttcacctcgtatcctgaaatgcttccgtaacaagaggcaatattttcccattcagaaacctcgtaacctgaaaatttcgtatgtagggacattcgtaagtcgaggtaccactgtacgtagtgatgctacacggtacatctccagtagaggaTGTTGGGGTTGTCAggggctttcattcattcttctctctctctctctctctcgacagtgggcgtggcagagaacggagcggcagttacagacgcacctgaaaACCATCATCCCCATTATCCCACGgcttaaagtccctccgtcCCCACAGTCAATCACCAGGTCACCCAAATGTCTCCCGTGCCTGTCTCCCGTCCCCTCCGATCTGTTTCCTGGTTTTTCCCGTTCCCGTCCCTGCTCTTTggtgaagccgttccgttctctgccgttttcTGAGctcagctgagtattttgattttgtttatttgagtTAATTACCCGTCCAGCTGTGggttctgcacttttgtttggctgtgattttgcgttgttttcttgttaggacgttccagcccgtccaccccctcagtacagtttttgactgagtgttttgtgttttttgggaacCATTAAAGACTGTATTTTGATTTCCCAACTCAGTCTCCGCATCTttggggtctggctctgctccttggccttACGGGACACGACAGAGTGATCTGGTCATTATGGACCCCGCGGAGTCGGACAGAATCTACCACGCCCTGTCGACCCAAGGTGCCTTGGTAGGACGGCATGAGCAGTCTATTAATGAGATCCTGGCGGCGCTCCAGGACTTATCGGCTGGTGTCGCTCGGCTCACCCAGGCGGTTACCCGAGGACCTGACACCGCCTCGGGGGGAGCCCCAGCCCCGTCTCCCCCTGCGCCAGCCCCCGTGAACCCTCAGTACCGCGAGCCGAACATTCCGGCTCCCGCCCGGTACTCGGGGGAGATGGGCACCTGTGGACAATTCCTGTACCAGTGCTCCATCGTTTTTGATCAGCAGCCGTTTACGTACGCCACGGAGGGGGCCAAGGTGGCGTACGTGAAGAGCCTGCTGTCGGGCCGAGCCTCAGCGTGGGCGTTGGCCGTCTCCGGCGCCGACTCACCCGTTACGCGCTCTTACCGTTCATTTGTGTCTGAGCTGCGGAGGGTTTTTGACCATCCAGTCAGGGGGAGACAAGCAGGCAGCCGGCTCATTGCCCTCAAGCAGGGCACCGCCTCCGTCGCGGACTACGCCGTAGATTTCCGGGTGTTGGCGGCGGAGAGCCACTGGAACGAGGACGCGCTACAGAGCGCGTTCTGTCACGGCTTAGCCGGCTACATCAAGGACGAGCTGGCGGCGCGTGACGAGTCCGAGTCATTAGAGGAGCTGATCTCGCTGTCCATCCGCCTGGATAAccggctgcagcagagaaggagggagcggACAGGAGAACACCGCGCctcagcccccccagcagccgacGGGACCGCGATGCGCAACGTGCCAGCCCCTGCCCGTCCAGCAAGCCCGGCAAGCGTCTCTCCAGCGACCGAGGAACCCATGCAGTTGGGGAGGTCCCGGCTCTCCAACGTGGAACGGGAACGCCGCCGTCGCCAGAACCTGTGCTTGTATTGTGGGGAACCCGGCCACTTCCTCGCCGCCTGCCCACAACGCCCGGGGACCCGAGCCCAGCAGCCACCCAAGGGCGCCACCTGGAGCCACGCTGCATCGGTGACGGAGCCCTCTGGCAGGATCCACGTACAAGGTACGATTCAGGGCCACGAGAGCTCGCTGCCGATACACGCCCTAGTGGACTGCGGGGCGGATGCAAATTTTATAGACACCGAACTATGCGCTCAGAGTGATATTCCGCTGGAAGAACTGCCACAACCGTTGAAGGTCCACGCGCTCGATGGTCTGCAGCTCACCCTTGTCACGCACCGCACTGCTCCGATAACTCTTCTGCTCTCCGGTAATCACCgggagaacatttcattttttgttattCCGTCACCCTCGTCACCATTGGTTTTGGGCCTACCGTGGCTGAAGCTTCATAACCCACACATAGACTGGTCTGCGTCCGCTATAACGAACTGGAGCACGTTTTGTCATTCCCATTGTCTGCGTTCAGCTACTCCTTCTAGAGGTCGGTCTCCCACTCACACCCCTGAACCCATCGACCTGTCTGCTGTTCCCTCGGTATACCATGACCTCCAGGAGGTCTTCAGCAAGGCCAGGGCTGTCTCTCTGCCCCCGCATCGCCCTTATGACTGTGCCATTGACCTGCTCCCAggctcccctctcccctccaaGAGGCTGTATAATGTGTCAAAGCCGGAGAGGGAAGCCATGGAGACCTATATCTCTGAGTCGTTGGCGACGGGCCTTAttcgtccttcttcttctcccgtggGGGCGGGTTTCTTTTTTGTGGAGAAGAAGGACAAGACGCTACGTCCCTGCATAGACTTCCGGGGACTTAACGACATCACGGTGAAGAATAAGTACCCGCTCCCCTTAATCGACTCAGCATTTGGTCCCCTCCATCAGGCC is a window encoding:
- the LOC137896803 gene encoding tigger transposable element-derived protein 1-like, whose protein sequence is MERLLLMWIKDKEIAGDTVTEAIICAKAIAIFTDIAKEDTGEGNSAQGPHPEFKASRGWFEKFKRRTGLHSVVRHGEASSADHEAAAEFVQKFTQLMIDEDYGAQQVFNCDETGLFWKKMPRRTFITMEEKKMPGHKPMKDRLTLALCANASGDCKIKPLLVYHSENPRAFKAHKIIKEKLNVLWRANAKAWVTRQYFVEWVNLVFGPAVKGYLEENNLPYKCLLILDNAPVHPPGLEDDILEEFSFIKVLYLPPNTTSILQPMDQQVIANFKKLYTKNLFRRCFDITENTQLTLREFWKGHFDIVVCLKMIDMAWQEVTTRSLNAAWTKLWPDAVAPRHVEGLEVDSEVDQIISLGQGMGLEVDEEDINELIQEHNEELSTKELQELEAMQHTAVQEQFRDEEEEDAAIIPTAQIKDILAKFHEVSDFVEKNHPEKVLTSRAIAHYDDVCLGHFRQIAKSRQKQTSLDQYFKKRDAGNTAKDQ